The sequence below is a genomic window from Fibrobacterota bacterium.
TCGAGGATGAATTGACGCGGCAAGGCATGCCGTTGGCCTTCTTCTACCTGGCCATGCACGAGAGCACGCTGGATACCGATATCGTCAGCCGCACCGGCGCCAGGGGCCTGTGGCAGTTCATGCCAGCGACCGCGCGCGAGTACGGCTTGCGCGTTCCCGAGAATTGGGAGAACATGCCGACCTATCTGGATCAACGCACCGACCCGCGCTTATCCACCCAGGCCGGCGTGAAGTACGTAAAGACCCTGTATGCCGAGTTCGGCGACGTGGCTTTGGCCATGGCGGCCTACAATGCCGGCGAGGGCCGTATCCGTAAGGCCCTGCGCAGCATCGACGACCCCATCAACAATCGCGACTTCTGGTATATCTATCGCCTGGGAGTGCTCGCCGACGAGACCAACGAGTACGTGCCGAAGATCATCGCGACCATGATTATCGACAAGAACCGGGCCCGCTATGGCTTTCCGCCATAGCGCCCGCTACGGTTTTAACCCCGTAAATACGTCGTTTTGCCGCGTAATCTTGCCGTAGCGCGGACGCTCAATTATATTTCCGCCCATCATCAGCAGCATCCTTCCAGGAGGTAATTCGGTGGCAGTCAAAATTGGAATCAACGGGTTTGGCCGCATCGGCCGTTTGGCTTTCCGGGCCGCCATCGCCCGTGACAACGTCGAGATCGTTGGCATTAATGATCTCATCGACGTCGACTACATGGCCTACATGCTCAAATACGACTCCACCCACGGCGCCTTCAAGGGAACGGCCGAGGCGAAGGACGGCAAGCTCGTCGTTAACGGCAAGTCCATCCGCGTCACCGCCGAAAAGAATCCCGCGGATCTGAAGTGGAGAGACGTCGGCGCCGACTTCGTCATCGAGTCGACCGGCTTGTTCACCACCGTCGAAAAGGCCCAGGGCCATCTCATCGCCGGCGCCAAGAAGGTCGTGATCTCCGCGCCCTCCGCGGACGCTCCCATGTTCGTCATGGGCGTGAACCACGAGAAGTACAACTCCGCTCAGAACATCGTTTCCAACGCTTCCTGCACCACTAATTGCCTGGCCCCGTTGGCCAAGGTCATCAACGACAACTTCGGCATCCTGGAAGGCTTGATGACCACGGTGCATGCCACCACCGCCACCCAGAAGACGGTGGACGGCCCCTCGGCGAAGGACTGGCGCGGCGGCCGCGGCGCGGCGCAGAACATCATCCCTTCCTCCACCGGGGCCGCCAAAGCCGTGGGCAAGGTGATTCCCGAACTGAACGGCAAGCTGACCGGCATGGCCTTCCGCGTGCCCACCCCGGACGTTTCGGTGGTGGATCTCACGGTCCGCCTCGCGAAGCCCGCCAAGTACGAGGAGATCAAAGCCGTCATGAAGAAGGCATCGGAAACTACCTTCAAGGGCATCATCGGCTACACCGAAGAGCAGGTCGTTTCCAACGACTTCCTCGGCGACCCGCGCACCTCCATCTTCGACGCCGATGCCGGCATCGCGCTCAGCGACACCTTCGTGAAGCTGGTGGCCTGGTACGACAACGAATGGGGCTATTCCAACAAGCTCGTCGACCTCATCCTGCATATGGCCAAGGTGGGCGTCTAGGCGAACGCTTTCGCGTGGGCGGGCCCAGGACCTTCCGTAAGGACGG
It includes:
- the gap gene encoding type I glyceraldehyde-3-phosphate dehydrogenase; translated protein: MAVKIGINGFGRIGRLAFRAAIARDNVEIVGINDLIDVDYMAYMLKYDSTHGAFKGTAEAKDGKLVVNGKSIRVTAEKNPADLKWRDVGADFVIESTGLFTTVEKAQGHLIAGAKKVVISAPSADAPMFVMGVNHEKYNSAQNIVSNASCTTNCLAPLAKVINDNFGILEGLMTTVHATTATQKTVDGPSAKDWRGGRGAAQNIIPSSTGAAKAVGKVIPELNGKLTGMAFRVPTPDVSVVDLTVRLAKPAKYEEIKAVMKKASETTFKGIIGYTEEQVVSNDFLGDPRTSIFDADAGIALSDTFVKLVAWYDNEWGYSNKLVDLILHMAKVGV